The following are from one region of the Edwardsiella tarda ATCC 15947 = NBRC 105688 genome:
- a CDS encoding peptidase → MIRAPALLCLIGWLTACVSTPPAPPAKILCEPTPPSLTTPTPTPPLPVRVTWGRLATWGDSLLDALEACNADKAGIATLEQRRQQRLNTPTRP, encoded by the coding sequence ATGATACGTGCGCCAGCACTGCTGTGCCTGATCGGGTGGTTGACCGCCTGCGTCAGCACGCCGCCCGCGCCACCGGCGAAGATCCTGTGCGAGCCCACGCCGCCCAGCCTGACCACCCCAACGCCAACGCCACCGCTCCCGGTACGCGTGACATGGGGACGCCTCGCCACCTGGGGGGATAGTCTGCTGGACGCCCTTGAGGCCTGTAACGCCGACAAGGCAGGGATCGCCACTCTGGAACAACGTCGTCAGCAACGATTAAACACGCCCACCAGGCCATAA
- a CDS encoding phage baseplate assembly protein V → MSAELYRLLENILRVGVVAEVDTKNWMVRVRSGDLLTGWLRWNTARAGAFKLWLPPAVGEQVAIGCMGGNPETAMIIGSLYSAGNPAPGQTGQEAVLTAPDGATFRYDAAAGALEATGIKTADIYASIGITLHTPKVTCTQHLETATLSVTKGGEMRGDFTHSGGKFTSNGVQVDTHSHGGVQSGGSWTEGTQ, encoded by the coding sequence ATGAGTGCCGAGCTGTATCGCCTGCTGGAGAATATCCTCCGCGTCGGGGTGGTCGCTGAGGTCGATACCAAAAACTGGATGGTGCGGGTACGCAGTGGCGACTTGTTAACCGGCTGGTTACGCTGGAATACCGCCCGCGCCGGCGCCTTCAAACTATGGCTACCGCCAGCAGTGGGTGAGCAGGTCGCTATCGGCTGTATGGGGGGTAACCCGGAAACGGCGATGATCATCGGCAGTCTCTACAGCGCGGGTAATCCCGCACCAGGACAAACGGGACAGGAAGCGGTATTGACCGCCCCCGACGGTGCCACATTCCGCTATGACGCCGCCGCGGGCGCACTGGAAGCTACCGGGATTAAAACCGCCGATATCTACGCCTCTATCGGGATCACACTGCATACCCCCAAGGTAACCTGCACCCAGCATCTGGAAACCGCCACTCTCTCTGTGACTAAAGGCGGCGAGATGCGGGGTGATTTCACGCACAGTGGCGGAAAATTCACATCCAATGGCGTGCAGGTTGACACCCATAGCCATGGCGGTGTGCAAAGTGGTGGTAGCTGGACGGAGGGCACCCAATGA
- a CDS encoding phage virion morphogenesis protein produces the protein MNDRQFQTLDGIIAEIVGAMTTAERARLARAAGQQIRRGQQRHIAAQKNPDGSTYTPRGRRIRRTQQGIKFLWNDQVRTLRNWHHGIGRHGATITGFDIERNDIRTFFRSDIERYLEIKTRTTRGNTAKSKANTMFQKLRAARFLKMQATPQGVTVGYQGRAARIARVHQFGLRDQVGAGVMAQYPARELLGLTPRDERQLTDIIMQHLGEHRP, from the coding sequence ATGAATGACCGACAGTTTCAGACTCTGGACGGTATTATCGCCGAGATTGTGGGCGCCATGACAACCGCCGAACGGGCTAGGCTCGCCCGCGCCGCCGGACAGCAAATCCGACGCGGCCAGCAGCGCCATATTGCCGCGCAGAAAAATCCGGATGGATCCACGTATACACCGCGTGGGCGCCGCATTCGCCGTACTCAGCAGGGGATTAAATTCCTGTGGAATGATCAGGTTCGCACCCTGAGAAACTGGCATCACGGCATTGGCCGCCACGGTGCCACCATTACCGGCTTTGATATCGAGCGCAATGACATTCGCACCTTCTTTCGCAGCGATATTGAGCGTTATCTGGAAATCAAGACGCGAACGACTCGGGGCAACACAGCCAAAAGCAAGGCCAATACCATGTTCCAGAAACTCCGTGCCGCCCGTTTTCTGAAAATGCAGGCCACGCCGCAAGGCGTCACCGTAGGCTATCAGGGGCGCGCGGCGCGCATTGCCCGCGTTCACCAGTTTGGTCTGCGTGATCAGGTGGGGGCTGGCGTGATGGCACAGTACCCCGCACGCGAGCTGCTGGGGCTGACACCACGGGATGAGCGTCAGCTCACCGACATCATCATGCAGCACCTGGGAGAGCATCGCCCATGA
- a CDS encoding phage major capsid protein, P2 family: MAMVLTAHTRTQLNQYMRHQAQLNSVSVETLGKRYSVTPEIQQRMEAASKESTEFTQKINIIGVNDQEGEKIMVNTTGPIARTNTSSDGTQRRNPLTAHDLAATRYRCEQVNYDTYISYPQLDAWSAQPNFRTLVNQQIARQIALDRIMIGFNGTSHALASNFASNQLLQDVNIGWLQHIRTKAAVRVMSGVTLTARDMDNKAIHKGKYDNADALVQDAHSSLLDEWHKDAPDLVVILGRDLFNSLRLPMINALSGTNPNTELMAGQLIISSRMIGGLPVYLAPFFPKDALLITSFNNLSIYYQRGSLRRLIREEPEYNRIATYQSTNDAYVVEDFGKCALIEGLKFATE, translated from the coding sequence ATGGCAATGGTATTAACCGCGCACACCCGCACCCAGCTCAATCAGTACATGCGCCATCAGGCGCAGCTGAATAGCGTCAGCGTTGAGACACTGGGCAAGCGCTATAGCGTCACCCCAGAAATTCAGCAGCGCATGGAGGCCGCCTCGAAAGAGAGCACCGAGTTCACCCAAAAAATCAATATCATCGGTGTGAACGACCAGGAAGGCGAGAAGATCATGGTCAATACCACTGGCCCGATCGCCCGCACCAATACCAGCAGTGACGGCACCCAGCGCCGTAACCCGCTAACAGCTCACGATCTGGCCGCTACGCGCTACCGTTGCGAACAGGTTAACTACGACACCTATATCAGCTATCCGCAGTTGGATGCCTGGAGCGCCCAGCCCAATTTCCGCACGCTGGTTAACCAGCAGATTGCACGGCAGATTGCCCTTGATCGCATCATGATTGGCTTTAACGGTACCTCTCATGCTTTGGCTTCCAACTTCGCCAGTAATCAGTTACTTCAGGATGTCAATATCGGCTGGTTGCAACATATCCGAACGAAGGCTGCCGTACGCGTTATGTCAGGCGTGACCCTGACCGCACGTGATATGGATAACAAGGCCATTCACAAGGGTAAGTACGATAATGCAGACGCCCTGGTACAAGATGCACATTCATCCCTGCTGGATGAATGGCACAAGGACGCACCTGATTTGGTGGTCATTCTGGGGCGCGATCTGTTTAACAGCCTGCGCCTGCCGATGATTAACGCACTGAGTGGCACCAATCCCAACACGGAGTTGATGGCTGGCCAACTGATTATTTCGTCACGCATGATTGGCGGCCTACCTGTCTACCTGGCTCCGTTCTTCCCCAAGGATGCACTGCTGATCACCAGCTTCAACAACCTGTCTATCTACTACCAGCGTGGCTCCCTACGCCGTCTCATTCGTGAAGAGCCGGAGTACAACCGCATCGCTACCTACCAATCCACCAATGATGCGTATGTGGTGGAAGACTTTGGTAAATGCGCCCTGATCGAAGGGTTGAAGTTTGCCACGGAATAA
- a CDS encoding GPO family capsid scaffolding protein, whose product MGQTTKPTRKKFRVAVSGNTVDGREISSEHLKAAAKNYNPNVYGARVNVEHYLSPVPSSDFAAMGDVIALSTEDITEGPLAGRTALFAEIEPTERMKKLVSEGKKVYSSIELHPQSGVTDGPYLIGLAMTDTPASLGTERLKFTAQQRTQVMQFNQQQGDAPLITEAIEAEIIELATQQADEGKQWFARVMGLIGKGRQSDSEQFSQVRNAVENVAQSHADLLDRFGKLEQQHQSDTKAIAKLTTDLATLHKQLHEDANPSMRFTATGGSDNQQWDF is encoded by the coding sequence ATGGGACAGACCACCAAGCCAACCAGGAAAAAGTTCCGCGTCGCCGTCTCCGGCAATACCGTAGATGGGCGCGAAATCAGTAGTGAGCACCTCAAGGCTGCCGCAAAAAATTACAACCCTAACGTCTACGGCGCTCGCGTTAACGTGGAGCACTACCTTTCCCCCGTCCCCAGCAGTGATTTTGCTGCCATGGGAGATGTGATCGCCCTGAGCACAGAAGACATTACTGAGGGGCCATTAGCCGGGCGCACCGCACTCTTTGCCGAGATTGAGCCCACTGAGCGCATGAAGAAACTGGTGAGCGAAGGAAAGAAAGTCTATTCCAGCATTGAGCTACACCCACAATCAGGTGTGACCGATGGTCCCTACCTGATTGGTCTGGCAATGACTGACACTCCAGCCAGCCTGGGCACCGAACGCCTGAAGTTCACTGCCCAGCAACGCACCCAAGTGATGCAGTTCAACCAGCAACAAGGTGATGCCCCCCTCATTACCGAGGCTATCGAGGCTGAAATTATCGAACTGGCAACACAGCAGGCTGATGAAGGCAAGCAGTGGTTTGCGCGTGTAATGGGATTGATTGGCAAGGGGCGTCAGTCCGATAGCGAGCAGTTCAGCCAGGTACGCAACGCGGTGGAAAACGTCGCTCAGTCCCATGCCGATCTGCTCGACCGCTTCGGCAAGCTGGAGCAACAGCACCAGAGCGATACGAAGGCGATCGCCAAACTGACCACAGATCTCGCCACCCTGCACAAGCAGCTGCACGAGGATGCTAATCCGTCCATGCGCTTTACCGCCACGGGTGGCAGTGACAACCAGCAGTGGGACTTCTGA
- a CDS encoding helix-turn-helix domain-containing protein encodes MEFVVVKNPYASSSVSPNEANDKHIRAQLMVIIRKMIQERGLNQRAAAELLGTTQPRVSEIINGKLDNHTIDRLFSMLNTLGWDFKFGYSGGVVTATAELSCQAA; translated from the coding sequence ATGGAATTCGTCGTAGTTAAGAACCCCTATGCATCATCAAGTGTTTCTCCAAATGAAGCTAACGATAAACACATCCGTGCACAACTGATGGTAATTATTCGTAAGATGATTCAAGAGCGAGGGCTTAACCAGCGAGCAGCAGCAGAGCTACTGGGAACAACTCAACCAAGAGTCAGCGAGATCATCAACGGAAAGCTGGATAATCATACGATTGATAGGCTTTTTTCTATGCTGAACACCCTCGGGTGGGACTTCAAATTTGGATATTCTGGTGGGGTAGTTACTGCTACAGCAGAGCTATCTTGTCAGGCAGCATAA
- a CDS encoding tail protein X, giving the protein MRVKALQGDTVDLLCFRHYGSTQGVTEQVLAANPGLSRALFLTAGQEVEMPDQPSIKTREMIQLWD; this is encoded by the coding sequence ATGCGAGTAAAGGCACTTCAAGGGGACACCGTGGATCTGTTGTGCTTCCGGCACTACGGCAGTACCCAGGGTGTGACCGAGCAGGTTCTGGCAGCCAATCCGGGCTTGAGCCGCGCGCTTTTCCTGACCGCTGGGCAGGAAGTCGAAATGCCCGATCAACCCTCAATCAAAACGCGGGAAATGATCCAGTTGTGGGATTAG
- the gpM gene encoding phage terminase small subunit: MLTPAQAHFQRVMAQRAGLSPEQDSPVERTAHEQVLHMLRLAQSRLGGIQSRQTKAELKKEILPQFAGWIEGTLEGDRGRPDEVITTLMVWAVDCGDLALALRLGDYVIRHGLSLADNFGRNAATTLTEEICNPVLTLATTQSDADLHDAIAPLDTLANLVEGQDMPDEVRAKLCKARAFARRANTDSDSMALSLELLRTAMQLNPHAGVKREIAALTRALKKVPGQPIVEEVPPMAPSRKTTRTSVARKTIGKTKNAGKKNT, from the coding sequence ATGCTGACTCCAGCACAGGCGCATTTTCAGCGCGTAATGGCACAGCGTGCAGGGCTGTCTCCCGAGCAGGACAGTCCGGTCGAGCGCACGGCGCATGAACAGGTTTTACATATGCTTCGTCTGGCGCAGTCACGCCTGGGCGGTATTCAGTCACGCCAGACGAAAGCAGAGTTGAAAAAGGAGATCCTGCCGCAGTTCGCAGGCTGGATCGAGGGAACCCTGGAGGGTGACCGGGGGCGTCCTGATGAAGTCATCACCACATTAATGGTATGGGCGGTGGATTGCGGCGATTTAGCCCTGGCTCTACGTCTGGGGGACTATGTGATCCGTCATGGCTTGAGTCTGGCAGATAACTTCGGCCGCAATGCGGCGACAACCCTGACTGAGGAAATTTGTAATCCTGTTCTGACGCTGGCCACCACCCAGTCGGACGCTGATTTGCATGACGCTATTGCGCCGCTGGATACCCTGGCGAACCTCGTTGAGGGACAGGATATGCCTGACGAAGTTCGCGCCAAATTGTGCAAGGCTCGCGCCTTCGCACGCCGTGCCAACACCGATTCTGACAGCATGGCGCTATCGCTGGAACTGTTACGCACTGCAATGCAGCTTAATCCTCATGCTGGCGTAAAGCGTGAGATTGCCGCACTAACGCGCGCACTGAAAAAGGTGCCTGGCCAGCCGATTGTAGAGGAGGTGCCGCCAATGGCTCCTTCACGTAAAACAACGCGTACCAGCGTTGCCCGCAAAACTATAGGTAAAACCAAAAACGCTGGCAAAAAGAACACCTAA
- a CDS encoding head completion/stabilization protein, which produces MSVIAKPDAVPTQRDVPDIDDGAIQVTTDPFWPAISLRDLRLACRISGRTTTARLLHAATEAVIHVSDELSPWAQRQQEAGFTQLGEVPARTVNGESITVYRYRRAVYAITRALILESMRDVDTTEHGDRKADALEPQADTLWRDARWAIADIQGTQRIYAELW; this is translated from the coding sequence ATGAGCGTTATTGCCAAGCCCGACGCAGTGCCCACTCAGCGTGATGTCCCAGACATCGACGATGGTGCAATCCAGGTAACCACAGATCCATTCTGGCCAGCCATCTCATTGCGTGATCTGCGCCTGGCCTGCCGGATATCTGGTCGCACCACAACAGCGCGCCTGTTGCATGCAGCAACCGAGGCCGTGATCCATGTCAGCGACGAACTGTCGCCCTGGGCGCAGCGGCAACAGGAGGCTGGGTTTACACAGTTAGGAGAAGTTCCTGCTCGCACGGTTAATGGTGAAAGCATCACGGTTTATCGTTATCGGCGAGCAGTTTACGCCATCACGCGAGCCCTAATTCTGGAGAGTATGCGCGATGTTGACACGACTGAGCACGGTGACCGCAAGGCGGATGCCTTGGAGCCGCAGGCAGATACCCTGTGGCGCGATGCACGCTGGGCCATCGCCGACATTCAGGGTACCCAGCGTATCTATGCGGAGCTGTGGTAA
- a CDS encoding GPW/gp25 family protein, whose amino-acid sequence MTARYTGMDPRGPGTLSDANQLQAAIQDIVITPLGSRVMRRDYGSLVPDLLDSPQNATTRLQCMSAAVIALTRWEPRIAIRNIDLRYTGGARAELTLDCIIIENMQPARFTAEL is encoded by the coding sequence ATGACAGCACGTTACACCGGTATGGATCCGCGCGGCCCTGGCACACTCAGTGATGCCAACCAGCTACAGGCAGCCATCCAGGACATCGTCATTACCCCACTGGGCTCCCGCGTCATGCGCCGCGACTATGGCAGTCTTGTGCCAGACCTACTGGATAGTCCACAGAATGCGACAACACGCCTTCAATGCATGAGTGCCGCAGTGATTGCCCTCACACGCTGGGAACCACGCATTGCCATCAGGAATATTGATCTTCGCTATACCGGCGGAGCGCGGGCCGAACTAACACTGGATTGCATCATTATCGAAAACATGCAGCCCGCCCGTTTCACGGCCGAACTGTAA
- a CDS encoding phage tail protein codes for MFKLDSLRRTLTHTSQWCRANPERFTVFAEEGGIEIRGKTLSFAYHYKAVIFVMDYTADIDRLVVPLISWLFASQPDLLLNPEKSKAFKFKTNPNDDDSVDLLFEFPLYERVKVSLDPAGQLITEHLPEPPFPVDDTAEHWQTLIDDVTWSATNE; via the coding sequence ATGTTCAAACTGGATAGCCTGCGGCGCACCCTGACTCATACCAGCCAGTGGTGTCGTGCCAACCCGGAGAGGTTCACCGTCTTTGCCGAAGAGGGCGGTATCGAAATCAGGGGAAAAACCCTCTCCTTTGCCTATCACTACAAGGCGGTGATTTTCGTCATGGATTACACCGCCGATATCGATCGTCTGGTCGTACCGCTCATAAGCTGGCTGTTTGCCAGTCAGCCCGATCTCCTGCTGAACCCGGAGAAGAGCAAGGCGTTTAAATTTAAGACAAACCCAAATGACGACGACAGTGTCGATCTGCTGTTTGAGTTCCCACTTTACGAACGGGTAAAGGTCTCCCTCGATCCTGCAGGCCAACTCATTACCGAGCATCTGCCTGAGCCGCCCTTCCCTGTGGATGACACAGCGGAACACTGGCAGACCCTGATTGACGATGTAACCTGGAGCGCCACCAATGAATGA
- a CDS encoding type II toxin-antitoxin system RelE/ParE family toxin — MKDITYWNKKIQEEIDNYPAPVRDRINFELVALQSNCPHSFDDFALAVEVDGEDEMSAFPPVQKKSMRETIGRYAMQMTIKSTDSYRVIYVAKFDESIYVIHTFKKKTEGVSKKEYGTATKRYKQLEEYRRQHKLK, encoded by the coding sequence ATGAAAGATATTACATATTGGAACAAGAAAATTCAGGAAGAAATTGATAATTATCCAGCACCCGTGCGAGACAGGATAAATTTTGAACTTGTTGCGTTGCAAAGCAATTGCCCTCACTCATTCGATGACTTTGCCTTAGCTGTTGAGGTTGACGGAGAGGACGAAATGTCTGCATTCCCGCCGGTACAGAAAAAATCGATGAGGGAAACGATAGGCCGATATGCTATGCAGATGACTATCAAGAGCACTGATTCGTATCGAGTGATCTATGTCGCAAAATTTGACGAGTCTATCTATGTAATTCATACATTTAAGAAAAAAACAGAAGGCGTATCTAAAAAAGAGTATGGAACGGCAACGAAGCGGTACAAGCAGTTGGAAGAGTATCGCCGCCAACACAAATTAAAATAG
- a CDS encoding phage portal protein, with translation MKKKRSKNLSRGTGQDMAQALRDAPGLSAFTFDGPYQTNGWDLLDNMYCADNGRYFETPLDWSGLARAARQTSWHQSALYFKRNVLVGCFIPHRLLSRQAFSAFVLDWFVFGNAYLELRRNRLGMPVALRHALAKYTRRGVDLDTYWFVDGAHPEHAFPTGAICHVLNPDINQEIYGMPEYIGGLLSASLSHSADTFRKLYYDNGSHAGCIVYIGAAQANRESIESIQKMLTESKGRGAFKNIVLYAPNGGKDGVQILPFQQITAKDEFVNVKASSRDDVLAAHRVPPQLMGAMPGEKGSFGDVEKAAKVFAINELTPVMEALKHVNDWLGEEVIRFNPYALLKPGD, from the coding sequence ATGAAGAAAAAACGGAGTAAGAACCTATCCCGAGGCACAGGGCAGGATATGGCACAGGCGTTGCGTGACGCGCCAGGGTTGAGTGCGTTCACTTTCGACGGCCCGTATCAGACCAACGGCTGGGATCTGCTCGATAACATGTATTGTGCAGATAACGGGCGCTATTTCGAGACGCCATTGGACTGGAGCGGCCTGGCGCGCGCGGCACGGCAAACCTCTTGGCACCAGTCGGCGCTGTATTTTAAGCGCAATGTCCTGGTGGGGTGTTTTATCCCGCACCGGCTTCTGTCCCGGCAGGCCTTCTCGGCGTTTGTGCTGGACTGGTTTGTGTTTGGTAATGCCTATCTCGAGCTGCGGCGTAACCGGTTGGGAATGCCAGTGGCGCTGCGTCATGCGCTGGCAAAATATACCCGGCGTGGCGTAGATCTGGATACCTACTGGTTTGTTGATGGCGCCCATCCGGAGCACGCCTTCCCAACGGGGGCGATCTGCCATGTTCTTAACCCGGATATCAACCAGGAGATCTATGGTATGCCGGAGTATATCGGGGGGCTATTGTCGGCTAGCCTGTCGCACTCGGCAGACACGTTCCGCAAACTCTATTACGACAACGGATCGCATGCTGGGTGTATCGTCTACATCGGGGCCGCTCAGGCCAATCGTGAGAGCATTGAATCTATCCAGAAGATGCTGACCGAATCGAAGGGGCGCGGTGCGTTTAAAAATATCGTGCTGTACGCGCCGAACGGCGGCAAGGATGGTGTGCAAATCCTGCCTTTCCAACAGATCACCGCCAAGGACGAGTTTGTGAACGTGAAGGCCTCATCACGGGATGACGTACTGGCTGCGCACCGCGTTCCACCGCAGCTGATGGGAGCCATGCCGGGCGAGAAGGGCTCCTTCGGTGATGTGGAGAAGGCCGCTAAGGTATTCGCTATCAACGAACTGACGCCCGTGATGGAGGCGCTTAAGCATGTTAACGACTGGTTGGGTGAAGAGGTGATCCGCTTCAACCCTTACGCTCTGCTGAAGCCTGGCGACTGA
- a CDS encoding terminase large subunit domain-containing protein yields the protein MEQEIFIRLRAKQLFWQGYSPAEIARLMGVNVNTLYTWKKRDEWDETPPIKRVSQSMDARLVQLTQKENKSGGDFKEIDLLTRQLKKLSGDQATEAGGTKPRKRRLKNHFSEAQITALREKILASLAWHQQGWYAQRRQRNRMILKSRQIGATWYMAREALLEALRDDVKYPYQRNQIFLSASRRQAHQFREFIKRAAEEVDVELKGGDKIILSNGAELHFLGTSAATAQSYTGNLKFDEFFWIGNFIKLRKVAAAMATLTGLTRTYFSTPSSDTHEAYPFWTGDRWNEKRPKSKRQPFDVSWRALNSGVLCPDKIWRQIVTLQDVIDHGWEYTDLDEIHDENTEDEFRNLYMCDFVRDGESAFSLNALIGCGVDGYDDWLDWKPFATRPMGNRAVWVGYDANGSSGNGDSGALSVTVPPAVPGGKFRTVETRQVQGLEFEEQARVIEDLTFKYNVQHIGIDVTGGNGDAVYQLVKKFFPAAVPYTFNIASKRALVLKMLQVIRAGRWEYDRGERALTNAFNSVRKIKTPAGFITYDTDRTRGVSHGDLAWATMLAVINEPLGQEQGGDEGFAMEF from the coding sequence ATGGAGCAAGAAATTTTTATCCGTCTGCGCGCTAAGCAGCTCTTTTGGCAGGGGTATTCTCCGGCAGAGATCGCGCGCCTGATGGGGGTCAACGTCAACACCCTGTACACCTGGAAAAAACGTGATGAATGGGACGAAACACCACCGATAAAGCGGGTTAGCCAGTCGATGGATGCACGCTTGGTGCAGCTGACCCAGAAGGAGAATAAGAGCGGGGGCGATTTTAAGGAGATCGATCTTCTTACCCGGCAGTTGAAAAAGCTCAGCGGCGATCAGGCTACCGAGGCCGGCGGAACCAAACCCCGCAAGCGCAGGCTGAAGAACCATTTTTCAGAGGCGCAGATCACCGCGCTGCGGGAGAAAATCCTGGCGTCGCTGGCCTGGCACCAGCAGGGGTGGTACGCGCAACGCCGCCAGCGTAACCGAATGATCCTCAAGTCGCGCCAGATTGGGGCGACCTGGTATATGGCGCGCGAGGCGCTACTGGAAGCGCTGCGCGATGATGTGAAATACCCCTATCAGCGGAATCAGATTTTCCTGTCCGCATCCCGGCGTCAGGCGCACCAGTTCCGCGAATTTATCAAGCGGGCCGCAGAAGAGGTGGATGTCGAGCTAAAGGGCGGCGACAAAATCATTTTGTCCAATGGGGCCGAGCTGCATTTTTTGGGGACGTCCGCGGCAACAGCGCAGTCCTATACCGGCAACCTGAAGTTTGATGAATTTTTCTGGATCGGCAATTTCATCAAGCTGCGCAAGGTGGCGGCGGCAATGGCTACCCTCACAGGGTTAACACGAACCTATTTTTCCACCCCCTCGAGTGACACGCATGAAGCCTACCCGTTCTGGACGGGCGACCGCTGGAATGAAAAGCGCCCAAAATCCAAACGACAGCCATTTGATGTGTCATGGCGCGCGCTGAACAGCGGTGTGCTATGCCCGGATAAAATATGGCGGCAAATCGTAACACTGCAGGATGTTATCGATCATGGCTGGGAATATACCGATCTCGACGAGATTCACGATGAAAACACAGAGGATGAATTTCGCAACCTCTACATGTGTGATTTCGTGCGGGATGGGGAGTCGGCCTTTAGCCTGAATGCCCTGATCGGCTGCGGTGTTGATGGTTATGACGACTGGTTAGACTGGAAACCCTTTGCAACACGCCCGATGGGTAACCGCGCGGTCTGGGTAGGCTATGACGCCAACGGCAGCAGTGGTAACGGGGATAGCGGCGCGTTGTCGGTCACCGTGCCGCCAGCCGTGCCCGGCGGCAAATTTCGTACCGTCGAAACACGTCAGGTGCAGGGGCTAGAGTTCGAAGAGCAGGCGCGGGTAATCGAAGATCTTACCTTTAAGTACAACGTGCAGCACATCGGTATTGATGTTACCGGGGGGAACGGGGATGCCGTGTACCAGCTGGTGAAGAAGTTTTTCCCGGCTGCTGTTCCCTACACCTTCAATATTGCCTCTAAAAGGGCGTTGGTATTGAAGATGCTGCAGGTGATCCGTGCCGGGCGCTGGGAGTACGACCGCGGCGAACGGGCGTTAACCAACGCATTCAACTCGGTGCGCAAGATAAAAACCCCGGCGGGGTTCATTACCTATGACACCGACCGCACCCGCGGCGTCAGCCATGGCGATCTGGCCTGGGCAACCATGCTGGCGGTTATCAATGAGCCGCTGGGGCAAGAGCAGGGCGGTGATGAAGGTTTTGCAATGGAGTTTTGA
- a CDS encoding lysozyme, with protein MRTPVKRYAAAAVVAMGISITPGALRTTPEAQQKIAVWEDCRATPYRDGAGVMTVGCGSTSKVQNRTYGTSEVAARFVTDMQHAENCIRQNFRGDVMPQSAFEAMTDAAFNLGCINLMWYRDKQSRRHRTTIWRHAQAQQWPAMCNRLTDFVNSGGQPVQGLINRRADFKAWCLRDLAEVP; from the coding sequence ATGCGCACACCCGTTAAACGTTATGCCGCTGCCGCTGTTGTCGCCATGGGGATTTCTATTACACCGGGGGCGCTACGTACCACTCCCGAAGCGCAGCAGAAGATCGCGGTCTGGGAGGACTGCCGTGCAACACCTTACCGGGATGGCGCAGGTGTCATGACCGTAGGATGCGGATCAACCAGCAAGGTGCAGAATCGCACTTATGGTACCAGCGAAGTGGCGGCCCGTTTTGTTACCGACATGCAGCATGCAGAAAACTGCATCCGGCAAAACTTCAGAGGGGATGTGATGCCGCAGTCAGCCTTTGAGGCAATGACTGATGCTGCTTTCAATCTGGGGTGTATCAACCTGATGTGGTATCGGGACAAACAGAGTCGGCGCCACCGCACCACTATCTGGCGTCATGCACAGGCGCAGCAATGGCCGGCCATGTGTAACCGGCTGACCGATTTTGTTAACAGCGGCGGCCAGCCTGTTCAGGGATTGATTAATCGGCGCGCTGATTTTAAAGCCTGGTGTCTGCGTGACTTGGCGGAGGTGCCATGA